CACCAGTCCCGGGTGTTCGGCGCCGAGTGTCGCGCGCGCTTCGTCGAGACCGCGGGCGTAGAACGGTGCGGCGGCCGAGGCGCGGCCCTGGAGTCGCAGGACTTCGGCAAGGTTGAGCCGCGCAGTTGCGAGCGCCTCGCGATCGTCACCGGCGGCCTCGAGGATCGCGAGCACATCCTCGAGCAGGGGCTCGGCCTCATCGAAGCGCGCCACGTCTTTGAACAGGCCGGCGAGATTGTTCGCAAGTGCGAGCCGGATGGGGTCACCCGCCGGCAGGCGCGCGCGCGCGATCGCGAGCCCGCGCTGGAACTGCGCTTCGGCCTCGTCGAGGCGATCGCGTACCCTCGCCAGCTCGCCCAGGTTGTTGCGCGCATCCGCGGCTCGCGCTTCGAATCCGGCTCCGAGCGTGTCGTAGATCGCAGCCGAGCGCTCGAGTGGTCGCGCGGCGGACTCGTATGCGCCGAGCTGGAACTGCAGCAGTCCGAGCTGGCGCAGGATCGAAGCGGTTTCAGCACGTCGCTCGCCGAGCTGCTGTTCGCGAATCGCGAGTGCACGCTTGGCGAGCGGGACCGCCTCGGCCCAGCGACCGAGGTAGTCGAGCAGGGTCGCGAGTGTGGCGAGGCTGTTTGCGACCGCGAGGTCGTCGGGACCGAGTGCGCGTTCGCGGCGCGCGAGCCCGGCCCGAAACAATCGCTCGGCTGCGGTCATGGCATCCGGAGTTCCGGCCATGAAGATGCGGCGGCCGAGGCTGTCGAACAGAGTCGCCGCGGCCACGCCCGAAAGCCCGCCTCGGACTTCGCGGGCGCGCACCAGCGAGTCGGCCAGTCGCGCCGCCGCGTCCCAGTGTTCGGCGGCCAGTGCCGCCTCGAAGCCGCGTTGCAGTCCGGTCGCGGCCGACACGGGAATCGATGCGGTCACGGCTGCAAGTGCGAGTGCGACCATGGCGACGAGCGTGCGCGGGGTGGACATGGGCGCGAAGCATGAGGATTTCGGGCGCGTCATGCCAGCCCGAAGCGAGATCGCCGGAGTGCCATCGGGCAACGTGGGCCGCCTTCCCGCCGTCATGGACGCGCCGGGGCGCACACACTAGAGTCCGGGTCGCAATCTGCGCCCGAGTTCGACCCTCCACCGCTCGAGGATCCCTTGCGAAAGTTCGACCGCTGGCTGCTCGCAGGCGCTCTGCTGCTCGCCTCGATCGTCGCACCCGCAGCCCGCGCGGCCACCGATCCGGTCGCGGTGGTGGCGGCCGTCAAGGGGCGCGTGGAGATCTCGACCGGCCACTCGCGCGCCGCCGTTCGTGCGGTGTTCGGCCGTGCACTCGAGCGCGG
This Candidatus Eisenbacteria bacterium DNA region includes the following protein-coding sequences:
- a CDS encoding tetratricopeptide repeat protein, which produces MSTPRTLVAMVALALAAVTASIPVSAATGLQRGFEAALAAEHWDAAARLADSLVRAREVRGGLSGVAAATLFDSLGRRIFMAGTPDAMTAAERLFRAGLARRERALGPDDLAVANSLATLATLLDYLGRWAEAVPLAKRALAIREQQLGERRAETASILRQLGLLQFQLGAYESAARPLERSAAIYDTLGAGFEARAADARNNLGELARVRDRLDEAEAQFQRGLAIARARLPAGDPIRLALANNLAGLFKDVARFDEAEPLLEDVLAILEAAGDDREALATARLNLAEVLRLQGRASAAAPFYARGLDEARATLGAEHPGLVPFLNQSAVCEQALGAFARAESLYLESGRIVVATLGREHPLVAQNLSDLAGLRRAAGRVPEADSLLRIALALRERALGRAHPDVALVLVELARTRAEADRDFEVPLGRAIAILDSTRAYPDARLDAYALRAEWNARHGRRTAAIADMGRVLTAMDSLRLQRGGGDETRTAFLAARARARGSR